Proteins encoded by one window of Gemmatimonadaceae bacterium:
- a CDS encoding IS1182 family transposase: MARYKYIDTQPRFLPVDLAQQLLPGTFEHAVHHLVTHAIDLSHFDTRFKNDTTGAPAYPPATLLQLVLVAYARGVVSSRGIARLCETHVTFIALCGDQAPHFTTIAHFVSTLGDDIARVFAAVLAICDQQGLIGREMFAIDGVKLPSNAAKQKSGTRAECERQADKLEAAAAAMVARHRETDALPTEPSLSAKETARLERLHRDATQLRAWLAAHPEERRGPNGGVRKSHRTDHERAKMATGKGVIQGYTGVAAVDAKHQIICAAEAHGTGSEQELLVPVVDALTPVLAPTSLVTADAGYHSEDNLRALDQRQVDALIADRELRRRDERFSTQPLHHATKDPLHDKSDAEEAPRRFQPSDFTYDPVARTCVCPAGKSLYRKGRANITRGFVSEQFHGTKRDCLPCLLRARCLRDPNQATPRQVAFFRGRAAPAPETRTARMKRRIDQPGERARYAQRLGTVEPVFANLRHNKRLDRFTLRSRVKVEAQWRLFCLVHNIEKLAHTGYAT, from the coding sequence ATGGCCCGCTACAAGTACATCGATACCCAGCCGCGTTTCCTGCCGGTTGACCTCGCCCAGCAGCTGCTGCCCGGCACCTTTGAACATGCCGTGCATCATTTGGTGACGCACGCGATCGATCTCTCGCACTTCGACACGCGGTTCAAGAACGACACGACCGGCGCCCCGGCCTATCCGCCCGCGACCCTGCTGCAGCTGGTGTTGGTGGCCTACGCGCGCGGTGTCGTGAGCAGCCGCGGGATCGCCCGCCTGTGCGAGACGCACGTGACGTTCATCGCGCTGTGTGGGGATCAGGCGCCGCACTTCACGACCATCGCGCACTTTGTCAGTACCCTGGGGGACGATATCGCCCGCGTGTTCGCCGCGGTGCTGGCGATCTGTGACCAGCAGGGGCTGATTGGGCGGGAGATGTTCGCCATCGATGGCGTCAAGCTGCCCAGCAACGCCGCGAAGCAGAAGAGTGGAACACGGGCCGAGTGTGAGCGGCAGGCCGACAAACTGGAAGCGGCGGCCGCGGCGATGGTGGCGCGGCATCGCGAGACGGATGCGCTCCCGACCGAGCCGAGCTTGAGCGCGAAGGAAACGGCCCGGCTTGAGCGGTTACACCGGGATGCGACGCAGCTGCGCGCGTGGTTGGCGGCGCATCCCGAGGAGCGCCGGGGGCCGAATGGCGGGGTGCGGAAGAGCCATCGCACGGACCACGAGCGTGCGAAGATGGCGACGGGCAAAGGGGTGATCCAGGGCTACACGGGCGTGGCGGCGGTGGACGCGAAGCATCAGATCATTTGTGCGGCGGAGGCGCATGGCACGGGGTCCGAGCAGGAACTGCTGGTCCCCGTGGTCGACGCGCTCACGCCCGTACTCGCGCCGACGTCGCTGGTGACGGCGGACGCGGGCTACCACAGTGAAGACAACCTGCGTGCGCTGGACCAGCGCCAGGTCGACGCCTTGATTGCGGACCGCGAGCTGCGGCGGCGGGACGAGCGCTTCTCGACGCAGCCGCTGCACCATGCGACCAAAGATCCACTGCATGACAAGTCGGACGCGGAGGAGGCGCCCCGGCGGTTCCAGCCTAGTGACTTCACGTACGATCCGGTCGCGCGCACGTGTGTGTGCCCCGCGGGGAAATCCCTCTATCGGAAGGGCCGAGCGAATATCACGCGCGGGTTTGTCTCGGAGCAGTTTCACGGGACCAAGCGCGACTGCCTGCCGTGCCTGCTCCGTGCGCGATGTCTGCGCGACCCCAATCAAGCGACCCCGCGACAGGTGGCCTTCTTCCGGGGCCGCGCCGCGCCCGCGCCGGAGACCCGCACGGCGCGGATGAAGCGCCGCATCGATCAGCCTGGGGAGCGCGCCCGGTATGCGCAGCGCTTGGGCACGGTAGAGCCGGTGTTTGCCAATCTGCGCCACAACAAGCGGCTCGATCGCTTCACGCTCCGGAGCCGCGTGAAGGTCGAGGCGCAGTGGCGACTCTTCTGTCTGGTGCACAACATCGAGAAGCTCGCGCACACCGGATACGCCACCTAA
- a CDS encoding beta-lactamase family protein, which produces MMLSALCATGLFGRITFAQAASGTGLRAARCFGESFTARIRGAIEGYTEIAGIPGVSVGVVVNDGMVYADGIGYASRHARIPATADTPYNVASVTKLFTATLAIQLAVDGLLDLEAPVSRYLPDSVRVPLDPTGHSITARHLLTHSAQLPRNPPNRRNQPISGPIDPGVWDAYDVSDLYSALAATKLSGPLGETMEYSNYGYALLGHVVERVAGQPYEQLLRARLLAPLRMTESGITMSAAQMRRRAADYWEDDDARVEQRTHARFGEVAGFIGMTSTVRDLSRFLIAHLGTTADDRRALSRDVAARMAEPQLHVETTSGRRYDMALGWFRRIASDSVSATPLLWHTGEIDGHSSGVFLRPQERIGIIVLQNLGGETGARAIEQLGDWMMRLTQAEISRCRR; this is translated from the coding sequence TCTTCGGCCGCATCACATTCGCCCAGGCAGCGTCAGGAACAGGCCTGCGCGCCGCACGATGTTTCGGCGAGAGCTTTACCGCGCGGATCCGCGGCGCAATCGAGGGATACACAGAAATCGCCGGCATTCCTGGCGTTAGCGTCGGTGTCGTCGTAAACGACGGGATGGTCTATGCCGATGGCATTGGGTACGCCAGCCGGCATGCGCGCATCCCAGCCACGGCCGACACTCCATACAACGTCGCCTCGGTCACCAAGCTGTTCACGGCGACGCTCGCGATCCAACTGGCAGTTGACGGCCTCCTTGATCTCGAAGCGCCGGTCTCGCGTTATCTGCCCGACTCCGTTCGCGTGCCTCTGGACCCAACGGGGCATAGCATTACTGCGCGTCACCTGCTCACCCACAGCGCGCAACTACCGAGGAACCCGCCGAATCGCCGAAATCAGCCGATCAGTGGTCCCATCGACCCAGGGGTTTGGGACGCGTATGACGTGTCCGATCTGTATTCCGCGCTCGCCGCGACAAAGCTGTCCGGCCCGCTCGGAGAGACCATGGAATACTCGAACTATGGCTACGCGCTGCTCGGCCATGTCGTGGAGCGCGTGGCCGGGCAGCCGTATGAGCAATTGCTTCGCGCGCGATTGCTCGCACCACTTCGCATGACGGAATCCGGGATCACGATGAGCGCCGCGCAAATGCGCAGGCGGGCGGCGGACTATTGGGAAGATGATGACGCGCGCGTTGAGCAGCGCACGCACGCACGGTTCGGGGAGGTCGCGGGCTTCATAGGCATGACCTCCACTGTCCGCGATCTATCCCGATTCCTGATCGCCCATCTCGGAACGACGGCCGACGATCGCCGCGCGCTTTCTCGCGACGTGGCCGCGAGAATGGCTGAACCGCAACTGCATGTCGAAACAACATCGGGACGACGGTACGACATGGCCTTGGGCTGGTTCCGTCGCATTGCCTCCGATTCCGTATCCGCTACGCCGCTACTCTGGCATACGGGCGAGATTGATGGACACTCGTCCGGCGTGTTCCTGCGTCCGCAGGAACGTATCGGAATCATTGTGCTGCAGAATCTGGGCGGTGAGACCGGTGCGAGGGCCATCGAACAACTTGGCGATTGGATGATGCGGCTGACCCAGGCCGAGATATCCCGTTGCCGCCGTTGA